CAGTCCTCGTCAAAAACGGTAATGGTTTCTCCTTAGTTTCCTACAGACCGCCAAAACCTCAAAAGTCTCCGTTCATGCTCATTTTTGATTTGTGGTATCTTCTTCGCGCGGAGCTTCGTAACGTCTTCGTTTCTATTTTATGACAGACCAGATGAACAGGAGAATCTCTGGAATGTATAGAGTACCGTTGGGTACATGTGATTCTTGTTGAGAGAAAGCCATACAACTCTAAGCCAAATGCTTCCTAGCTCAAGAACGGTACAAGACGCCCCCGAAGACTGCTTGACGAAATCTATCGAATGTAAGGAATACAGACACAAGTCAGACGATCAAAACATGCTGGAGCGCAAAATCgaagttttcgaaaaaaatgaattcatcCATTCTAATGATTCGATGGAAGTGAGAAGTGAAAGACAATGCTCTACCGGCATCCTAATGCATCTACTTTACTTACAGAGGAATTGCTGCTGTCGCACTGTCGCCAGCAGTTCAGCTACGCCACGAGCATGTTCTTTCATCGTTTCCACCGTTAACCGGCcgtggaaaggggaagggggcatCTGCTCTTGGTCCAGTGCGGTGTGTTTCCAATTTCCACTATTTATTATGTATCTTTCTCTTCTACTTTTTGCACCTCCTCACATCCTCCTCCCTTTCGCGCGAAccccacacacgcactacAATCACTTCAAACCCACTACTGATGCGCCCTCGGGTGATCTATCATCTTCAGCTGTGTTCTGCTCGGCTAGATCGCAAATATGGAGTTGAGCCCGAAATGTGTTTCCTGCGGCCATGTTGCCTTCACACAATCTATTGTTCCACCATCTACTCCTTTATTTCCAAAGCAtcaaccttcatcatcatgccaaaCGCAACTGTAATTGTTCGCACTCCATCCATCGACTTGCTTACAGGTTTGCTTTCTCCAGCCACCATTATCTCGATTTCCGAACACGGTATATTGTTGATAATtataataatgatgataattataATAGTAGTAGCCTATAGTAAGAAGGTGTTACAGTGCAACCTCAATACACGCGCGGACGGGGAGAAGGAACAGCAGAAGGGACAGCGattagaaaacataaaatacatTTCAAGCGACCCATGACGACGGAGATTAACCCATTCTTAAACCACACATGCGtgctctctttcactctctctatctcccacTATATTTGAAGAAGCGGACATTTTAGGTGCTTCTTGCAGATGCGGTTAGAAACATTGGTGAGacttttctgttgctgctgttctgtcGGGTGTGTTTCGACTACTACTTCGTCTTGCGCCTTGCGATTGCTGCGTGTGAGTGAAGGGGgtcgagaaggaaggaaaagagtGGCTCGGCTTGGAGCTGCTGGGAggggcggcggcagcgacggcaaCAGTGGCGGCCATCGAAAACGGGATGATTGGAGTtggttaataataataataaagtgccgaatgtgtgtatgttcagCAACAGCCCGATTTCGCCTCGACGTTGCGTCCCTTGTCGATCTTCACAGCACTCGGTGGATCTGCGGCACTCGACGGGGGCCCGACACGATTCTTGATCTCGGCCGCCATGGTCATGAACGCCTGCTCCACGTTGGTAGCATTTTTCGCCGACGTCTCCAGGAACGGAATGCCCAACTGATTCGCCAATTCCTACGGGAACACATGAATGGAAATTAGTAACATAGGATCAGAGTTGGGGGGTATTACGATGCCAGGATAACAATATTCGAATTAATGCTTGGAATATGAAAAATGATAAGCAACAACCGGTTATACCGGTACGATCGTTTCCGATCGGTTGTTCAACAACCGCTAAAAACAGTttccaataaaacaaatttgttACTTATTATACCAAAAGGAATAATAAACAATGAATTAATTGGGTGCAAAAGTAACACCGACAAAATATTACTTCGCAGCTGATGCCTTCGTTGAACTAGTGTGCTTACCGTTGCCGTGGTGGTGTCGACGCGTTTCTTCGTTTGCAGATCACACTTGTTGCCAACCAGCAGTTTATTCACGTTGTCGCAAGCGTAGCGCTCGATCTCCTCCAGCCACTGTTTCACGTTCTCGAACGAATCGTGGTCGGTGCAATCgtacacgacgatgatgccatGTGCACCGCGATAGTAGGACGACGTTATCGTACGGAAGCGTTCCTGACCGGCAGTATCCCACTGTGCATTGCAAAATAGAGAGCACAACGATGTAGAAACAAGTAAGACAGAGAACCGAGGGGAACACTTACGATTTGCAGCTTGATCGTCTTTCCATCCAGATCTATGGTTCTAATTTTctgtagaaaagaaaaaaaacagaagagcaaatcaaaaacaataaGATAACGAGAGGATGCTAAAATGGGCGTATAAGTAATTCAACTTACAAAATCCACTCCAATTGTGCTGATGTAACTTTCCGTGTACGTATCGTCCTGCGGAGGAGAgggcaaacaaatcaacataAGCAACAGACATCGACGCGAAGGACATCGGTCAAAACCCGTTTACTTACAGCAAATCTGAGCAGCAAACATGATTTTCCCACTCCAGAatcaccgatcagcagcagcttgaacaGGTAATCGCTACAGGCAAAGGCAGAAGGACAACAACGGATAGTCGTGTAAGTGGTTGTATTGACAAACGAGAACAAAACGGATGGCCATCCCCCGAAATCCCTACCCCCCCCCGTTTCACCGTAAATTGGAAGTCTAAAAGCAGGAAGTCAATAGCTGATAATGCCTCATCTCTAGCCAAGGGACGCACAGCAGAGCCCATGATATGCCGAATGACTAATCTTCGGACGCCGTGAACCACATTATCTATGCCGGGGCgttaccagcagcatcagataGACCCACTTATGCCGGCAGACCTTTCGCGTGGAATGTTTCGACAGAAGCACGTCGTGGTTCTACGTCATACCGCATTTTAAAATTGCGACGTGACACACTTCTAGGAGTAAAGTTCACGTAATCTGGTTTCAACTTGAACAAGGCATTCGATTGAACGGATCGTGCCATGCCTGCTTCCTTCTTCGCATAAATCAACGAGCAATCACTTCCCGATCAGCAGCCGCCCGCGTATCCGCGTGTAACCATCGTGAAGCTGCTGCCCGGAGTTGTGCATTTCCATGTAAAATCATCAACACCCGCGtatggagtggagtggagtatgACTCACGCATTAATATCACTCAGCTGGTTATGCTTGCGTAGCTGCAAGGAATGTGTCCCTCTTGTTACAGGACTCGCGCTGTTCTGTACAGGGTTTGTTTACCCGATCACGATGCGGACCACCCCCGGAAAGGATCACATTTCGTAAGAGGTGACAATGCGAGAGCGATCATGAACGAAGCAAAGGTTACTGTGGACAGTTGTTCACAACCCCTCAACAATCCCTCTCGGTAAGCCATGCCGTAGGGGTATTGAAAACAAAGTTTACAATTTTTCGATCTTCTCGGCCTACTGTTGCCGCGATTCGGAAGAGGAGAACCGATTACGCATGCtgcatctctctttctctcgttgaCGCGATTATCGCGCAAATCAAAATCGATGTGTGCGGCCAGGAGAAGAGGCGACGTAAAAGAGGGGGTGGCGCGGCGCCATAttcgctttctctttcacacTCCACTGGGTGCGGGCGGTTGATgactacgatgatgatggtggtagcacCTCCACAtacaccgatgacgatgacgacggtgacggggAGATGGAAATTTATAGATTCTGCCCCATCCGTTCCCATCGACGGGGAATCCTTATCGAGGGAATCCGAATCCAAACCGCAGGCAACACACTTTAGCTCCACACCGATCCTTCTCGACGCTCCTGCTccgtggtttttcttttgtcctACGGGAACGAACCCTCCTCTTTGTTACCGGTTCTGCTGCGCTCATCGCGAAGCGAGCCAAGGCGCTCCCCTTTGCAGCCCCGTTCTCCTACTGTACAATTGACGCAGTAGGCAGCGGAGTATacgtttctctttctgtcccAGAGCCGCCCCTCTCGCTTTGCAGCCCAGACACGGGGCCAGCTATTACTTACTATTCGGGACTCATGCTGGATTATTCGACTGTTCTCAGGGTTGGAGATCTTTaaccaaacaaaaggaaaacgcaGGCTTCACACACCACTCCTCGCTCGAGTCGCTTTTTTGCTGGGTTTCCCCTTTCTACACGCCACACCACTCGCGATTGCACTTCTGCTGGGCTTATGTTGGTCCCCCGAACTGAACTCTTGCTCGTCactcccgttcccgttgcggcccgtttggtgtttggtggattTTCCGCAGCGCTCAGCTCGCAACGATCACTAACGCGGGCGGAGTTCGATTTGGGGCGTTCGGAATGGAGCACGGGCCTCACTAGCGGAATTAAATCGCTAAGAAAATGTACAACAGCCGTCCAACTTTTTCTCGATTCcaacttttttcttttctctgctGGGCGACTGACACATCACCGTTTTGACACATCACCCTCGTGCGAGCGAGAGGCCCTCACTATCATCTTGTCTCCTGCTCACTCCCACGGcaagcatcacacacacacacgcaccgtcAGCTGTCAAACCAGATGCAAGAAAGCGATTGGCAGTGGAAATCTTTTCAAGTCAGTGTAACGCAAGATTTTCCAGATTTTCCGCaaagtttgcgtttgcgttttgtgttttgcggtATAGTATATTGATTTGGAAATGTTATCGCAATATGTGGAGGAATTGGAGCAGGTAAAATCGTTGATTGCTACATTCTACGCCTGTTTTATCATCGCCGATTGTTTGTTCACGCCCACAGGACCCGTTCGAGGTGGAGGAGTTTATTGAGCGGCTGTGCTGGCGGACCAACAAcgagatcggatcggatcagtTCGATCCGGATCTGCTGCACGAAACGTTCGTCGAGACGATTAAGGACATGAAGATACTGCAGGAACGGCAGCAACGCAAATGCGACAAACTAGAGGAGGCGCTCAAGGAAGAGCAAGCGATATTCGTGAAGGCGATTGACAAGTTCGTCGCGAAGCACCAGGTTTCGGTGGACTACTTCCATCAGCTGGACGAAAAGATAAACTCCGTTGCTGGCAAGGTGATCCATCTGGGAGAGCAGCTGGAGAACGTCAACATACCCCGAAGCCGGGCGGTGGAAGCGCAACTGCTGCTAGCCCACATGGCCGAGTTTCTCACTCCGGGTCCGATCGTTAACGACATCTACAACGACAAGACCAAGCTGTACGAAGCGGCCGATATCATCCAAAAATTGTATCAAATTTCCCAAGACCTGCCCGAGCAGCGATTTTCGAATGCGAAGAAAAAGATAGGCGACAAGTACGACGCTATCGAGATGCAGCTGATCGAGGAATTTGCCACAGCGCAGAAGATGGAAAACATCGAACGCATGAAGGAGCTGTCGGATATACTGTCGCAGTTTAAGGGCTACACGCAGGTGATCGATGTGTACATCGAACAGAGCCAAGCCACCACGTACGGTGGGCGGGACGTATTCGAAGGCATCGTGCCGCTCTGCCATAAGCACTACAAAATCATCCAGCAGGTGTTTAGCGCCCCGGATAAGGTGATCAGCAAGTTCATACTGAATATCTACCAGTTGAAGATCAACCAGTTCGTGCAGACAAAGCTGGACGACCGAAGAGACGAGCACAAGTATCTGAAAACTCTGTCCGAGCTCTATTCTCGCACCCTCAAGCTAAGCGCCGAGTTGCAAGAGTTCTTCAAGGGCTCCGACGACGATCTGCTGCAGAAGCTGACCGCCAACATCTTCGATCGCCACCTGGCGACCTACATCGAGGTCGAATGCCGCACGCTCGATGGACGGTGTCAGGCGGAGTTGAAAAAGTTTTATGAAACTAAAAACCACCAGAAAAAGCAAATCGAACGTTTTCAGGAACTGCGTCGGGATATGCAGGCGTTGATAGGTGCGCGGGCAAACATCAATATCGCCCAGATCGAAGACTACGGAGGTGAAACATTCCTATCTGAGGAACTCGCCATTAACCTTTTGCAGCAGTCTGCGCACGCATTCGAGCGGTGCTGTCTGTTGTCGAAGGAAGCGGATCTACCGCGACACATTCTCAAGCTAGCGGACATTCTGTTGCGTCACCTGCTCCACGAACATTGCGATTATGCACTCGATCTCGGTCTGCAGGCGATACCGATAGCGGAATGCAAGAGTGTGCCGCAGATTTACTTCTTCGATGTAGCACAGAAATGTAACGCCATCGTGCACCTGCTGGAGAAGACGTACAGCGCGAGCGTAATACCGAACGTCGTCGGTACACCACAGTATGGTGACTGCATTCAAAAGAAGCGCTCCTACCTAGAGACGGTCGAGAGTAAGATTGAGACGGGACTGGAGCGCACACTGAACGCAATCTTCGGCTGGGTGAAGACATACCTGCAGAACGAGCAACGTAAATCCGACTTCAAACCGGACTCGGACGTTGACACGGTCGCATCTAACGCGTGCCTTTCGGTGGTACAGTATCTGAACCCGATGATCGGCTTGATCCAAAAAACGGTAGATGGGGAAAACTTGGCCGCCGTTCTGACGGAGTTCGGTATTCGCTATCATCGGACGGTGTTCGAGCATCTGCAGCAATTCCAGTACAACACTGCCGGTGCGATGTGTGCCATCTGTGACGTCAACGAATACCGGAAGAGTGCCCGGGTGCTGCAGAGTCCGCTCGTTACGCAGCTGTTCGATGTGCTGCACGCGCTCtgcaacctgctgctggtgaaacACGAAAACCTGCAGGAGGTTTGTGGTGGCGAGACGCTCAACTATCTCGACAAATCGGTCGTCATGAACTTCATACAGCTGCGCAGTGATTACAAAACGATCAAAATATCAAACTCTCTCAAGGGAATATCCGATCAGCGTATGGTTTAGAGAGGATCGCCGCCGAGCGTGACGTCAACTGATCAACTGTTAATCGTGAATTATTAATCTTTATGCAATAAACACAGAATTAATTATATTAAACACACACCTCTTTGCCGCCATTTGAATCGGGGAATCTAGAACGAACTGTGTATGGTTGAAACGGGTCTTCGTCCCATCGGGACACGTGAGAAAATGTTTATTACTTCTATTGGGAACCGAGCGTGCAATGCACAGAATGGTAGTCGATCTTCCTAAGCAACAATGGTGGCCGTCACCCAGTCCACGTATTGATCGACCTTCGTGTAGACACCTGGCCAACCGGCTTGTCCGCAAGGAGTCGGTCCAAAGGATACTAGTCCGATCAGGTACCAGTACTGCAGTCCATTGGCGGTATTCACACCCGTTAGCGGTCCTCCTGAATCGCCCTGACAGGAGTCCTTTCCTTGCTCACCACCAGCGCAGAGCTGCGACGGCTGTAAGGCGACGCGTTCCCGGGAATACACTTCATTACACGCATCGAGCGATAcgccatcaacagcaactTTCTGTTTGACCGTGCTGAACCGAGCCGTAGCCGTACGGCCCCATCCTGCGACCTGCATACGGAAACCAACGTAGTTCTTCGTCCTCAATTCCGCCTGTACCGGTAGACAGATCGGTTTGATAAAGTCCGAGTACGTCACCACGGTTTGCAGCCGAAGCAGAGCTATATCATGGTACTGTTCCGGTGACGCAGGCACGTATTGCGGGTGTGGAATCTTGGCTACTATCCCAATGTCGATTGGCGGTGGCGAGCAGTCTACATCATCGCCCAACCCCTCACAATCCTGTGCCGTCGCGGTATCCCATTCGCCCAGTCTCACCTCGGCGCTAGAGCAAAGTAGAAGTAACacaggaaaagcaaaaatgcTGCTAACTCATGTCTGGGAAGGGTAGGTTGGCGCGGATCTGCCCAAGGGTACTTACAGGTTCCAGGTAACCGGTATGTCTTTACCATTAACGCAGTGCGAAGCTGTTAAAACGTAGCGATCATTGATCAACACCCCGCCGCAGTGGAAACCGGCTGCATTGTTTGCTATTGGcggcgagcgagaaaaaaagagaaggacGACGAAAGAAACGGTATTAATCTCccaaaaaatccccaaaactCAAAACAGCTCctatgtgtgtgattgtttcCGCAAACACCCATCCGCGCCTGCGTGCTACTTACGTTTTGCGTACTTGAGCAGAGCGATCCACGGGAACTCGTCGATCTTGGTATTGACTCCACCGTAGATGCGATCGCTAGTTTGAATGCCACACTGACCGGGAGTAGGAAGTAGATCCGCACCAACGCGTGCCGGGGCCGGCAGACTATCCGGTGGACAGCAGACGAGCGGATGCTTCTCGGCCGTTGACCAACCGCACTGGGTACGCTGGAGGTACAAACGGTCGGCATCGGGTAGTGGTCGCTGGCGGATCATATTGTAGAGTGGGGTGCAGTTACGCAGTAGTATACACTGGCCAACACCGCTGTCCGGCAGAAGGCATTGTTCTGTAAACATGAAACGAACCGTATGGAAATCAACACGGTAGAGTCAACAGACACAGAGGTCATCGTGCACAGCATCATGACAAAAGCACGAGTTTTCAGGATGTCCGCTCACTCTCTAACCCGCCATCCGACTATCAAACTCGAGGTCAGCCCAACTGCTTCGAAATTATTGCGTGCACCATCATTGATAACGGATGATCATCGTCGCCGACACCATCCTAGTCCTACTTACGAGCGGTGGCTGTCGTCGTGCAGCTCAGTATTACTAGCAACACCAAACGCAAGGTTAACTTATCACTTCCTAAGCAAGGTACTGATCTCATCGTTGTAGAGTGGCGCCCCAGCGATTCAACACGAACACGTCCTACTCGATCG
The sequence above is a segment of the Anopheles darlingi chromosome 2, idAnoDarlMG_H_01, whole genome shotgun sequence genome. Coding sequences within it:
- the LOC125951893 gene encoding ras-related protein Rab-1A, whose translation is MSPEYDYLFKLLLIGDSGVGKSCLLLRFADDTYTESYISTIGVDFKIRTIDLDGKTIKLQIWDTAGQERFRTITSSYYRGAHGIIVVYDCTDHDSFENVKQWLEEIERYACDNVNKLLVGNKCDLQTKKRVDTTTATELANQLGIPFLETSAKNATNVEQAFMTMAAEIKNRVGPPSSAADPPSAVKIDKGRNVEAKSGCC
- the LOC125951869 gene encoding exocyst complex component 5 translates to MLSQYVEELEQDPFEVEEFIERLCWRTNNEIGSDQFDPDLLHETFVETIKDMKILQERQQRKCDKLEEALKEEQAIFVKAIDKFVAKHQVSVDYFHQLDEKINSVAGKVIHLGEQLENVNIPRSRAVEAQLLLAHMAEFLTPGPIVNDIYNDKTKLYEAADIIQKLYQISQDLPEQRFSNAKKKIGDKYDAIEMQLIEEFATAQKMENIERMKELSDILSQFKGYTQVIDVYIEQSQATTYGGRDVFEGIVPLCHKHYKIIQQVFSAPDKVISKFILNIYQLKINQFVQTKLDDRRDEHKYLKTLSELYSRTLKLSAELQEFFKGSDDDLLQKLTANIFDRHLATYIEVECRTLDGRCQAELKKFYETKNHQKKQIERFQELRRDMQALIGARANINIAQIEDYGGETFLSEELAINLLQQSAHAFERCCLLSKEADLPRHILKLADILLRHLLHEHCDYALDLGLQAIPIAECKSVPQIYFFDVAQKCNAIVHLLEKTYSASVIPNVVGTPQYGDCIQKKRSYLETVESKIETGLERTLNAIFGWVKTYLQNEQRKSDFKPDSDVDTVASNACLSVVQYLNPMIGLIQKTVDGENLAAVLTEFGIRYHRTVFEHLQQFQYNTAGAMCAICDVNEYRKSARVLQSPLVTQLFDVLHALCNLLLVKHENLQEVCGGETLNYLDKSVVMNFIQLRSDYKTIKISNSLKGISDQRMV
- the LOC125951883 gene encoding serine protease easter-like gives rise to the protein MRSVPCLGSDKLTLRLVLLVILSCTTTATAQQCLLPDSGVGQCILLRNCTPLYNMIRQRPLPDADRLYLQRTQCGWSTAEKHPLVCCPPDSLPAPARVGADLLPTPGQCGIQTSDRIYGGVNTKIDEFPWIALLKYAKPNNAAGFHCGGVLINDRYVLTASHCVNGKDIPVTWNLAEVRLGEWDTATAQDCEGLGDDVDCSPPPIDIGIVAKIPHPQYVPASPEQYHDIALLRLQTVVTYSDFIKPICLPVQAELRTKNYVGFRMQVAGWGRTATARFSTVKQKVAVDGVSLDACNEVYSRERVALQPSQLCAGGEQGKDSCQGDSGGPLTGVNTANGLQYWYLIGLVSFGPTPCGQAGWPGVYTKVDQYVDWVTATIVA